AACACAGGATGTAAGGTATTATCGGTAATTTTCTCTGGGTAGGTAGAATCGTGGAAGATAAAAATGTCTCGTTTTGTTTTCTACTTGttgcttgtttctcttttttataacgAACCCCTTGTGAGTAagacaaagaaattaagaaacgGTATTCGTTTCACTCAGGAGCGTACACACTTACCTGTCCAACTAAGTCCCAGGTGATCGGCTACTATTGCCATCCTGATATCTGTCCGTTCACATGGACTCTGTGGACCTACGATTTacaatttcttaattaaaataatcatCAAGAAAGACACGATACCGGAAAATTGTTTTTTAGCAGTACTCAGATTTTACAGAGAGACTAATGCTAACACTGTACACTTACATGTGTCCTAGTCACCTACATGAACACTTGTCTCTGCACATGGCTCACTTGATCGTCACCTGCCCCGGCCAGATGTGAGACTACACGGATGCTCAATGTGATGGAATCGAACATGCTGACGAGCTAGCTACTGGACAACGGTTACAGAATCATCGCGTCGGTGAAAACACCATGATGGGATTTCAGCATCTGAGCTTTGACTTTGACAGAATCAttagtacattaaaaaaagaaaaaaaaaaaaaacctgcttatCTTGAATGACACCAATATCTTCAGCATGCTTCCCTAGCTGCCTACGGTGTCATTTggttgacagggagagagaagagcgTAGAGACAGCACACACAGATGACAATGACAGAATGAGAAACTACAGTTAAGTCACCGCACAGGCAATCACGACAGGGCATGCACTAGGCTCTATGAGTCGGAAAGTGTTCACGAACTACGCTCGTTCTCCAGGATGTGAGCAAAGAGTGCTCGAGAGACCTGACTGCCTTCATCCTCACCAGTCCTCCTACTGCTCCTTCTCTCACTGCCGGCCTTTTCACTCTTTGATTTTAAAGGTgctgcctctgttttcttatctctaGCGGACTTCGTTGTAACGGAAGGCGGGCCACCCCGGGAAGTCTCGGACAACGACGTGTTTCTTGAGGTACTGTCTTCCTCATCGGACAACTCGGACTgcatctttttgtcttcttccgAGAGGCGGTCCACAAGCTTTAAGGTCTCACCACTAATTCCCTTAAAATATTCAATGGAGTGTTTACATACTTCCTTAAGCTGACTCTTCCTAACTTttattgtggtggtggtggtggaggtgctggtgctggtgctggtgctggtgacACAGGTGGGTCTTACCTTTACTGGCAACTTGGATGGAAGCTGTTTGGCCTGGCCTTTCTCTGGCTGCCCTTGCTTTTGTGTGGCACATGCTCTCCTAACTGCGTTATCCCTGTGTGTGTCTTTTACTGGAATTCTGGACTTTACGTCTACAAATGAAGAAGCAATGAGGGTTTTGGTTTTCTCAGATTGACTGACCTGCTTCGTTTTACTCACTTTCATGTTTGGCATATGACTTGGTGGGCAGGTATCTTTTGGTGAGGTGGCCTTTATGGGAAGTTTGGATTTTCGCCTAATCCCTATCGGTTCCTTGGTCTTTTGCTGCTCTCCAAGAACCTTCTGCTTATTATCTCTTACACAGTGTCCTTGCAGTACCCCTGTCTTTTTTCCTGATGAGATTTTCACTGGATTAGCTTTCTCTGTGGTACAAGTGGGTGCAGAATGTTCTGTCAGAACTACATTACTTGTAATGTTATCTGTCTGTATAGTGGAAGGATCcaaattgttgttgttattaaagTTATCTTTCTGGAAATCGTGTTTTTCCTGAGGCCTAGTGCCCATGTGGCTATTGGCTGTACTTGGAATCATTGTGATAGTTTCATTCTCTAGTCCCTGACAACTGGTCATCACAGCTTCTATCTTATCTGTCACTTCTCCAGAGCCTTCTTTCTTCATGGTCATGGTGGATGCAGAAATTCCCATTTTTATAGGCGTGCGCAACTTGGGGTCAACTTTAGAGGCGCCAGTGGCTGCTGCCGATCTCTCCAGGGAGCCACTACTGGCTGCGCCTTCCTGACACTCTCCGCTGGTCGGGCTGCTGGGGTTGGGTTCGACTGGAGGTGCCTCTACATTTCTCTCTAGATTGGTTTCTACAGTGGTGTCCCCTGACTGTGGCTGGGGTGTGGTAGTGACCATACTTTTATCCCCTTCCCCCTGGTCCCCTGACTTCCCTTCAGAAGTATGCTCACCAATCTGGAAAAATTGGAGCCTCTCTTCAACAAAATCCCTCTTGCTCATGTCAATTGCACCACTGCGAGTCATCTCAAACATTTTCCCTTCGTGAAATGGGAAGGGGTTAGGCTCACTAGTTGGGGTACTTTCGTCAGTTGGCGTTCGGGCAGGCGTGGTATCAGGGGTTGTTGCTGGAGAGCGGTCTTCCACAGCCAGACCAAAGGGCTTAGTTTCATCTTCCCGTGATTTACCGTCAAAAACTTCATCATCCCCTCGGTTATTAGACCAAGGATCAAAATCTAGACCTTTGGTAGCTACTGTTTTGAAAGGAGTGGCAAATTCTTCGTCTACTTTGTAACTGAAGTAAGTATCAGGAAACACTGATCTGTCGGGATGTCTGCCTTCTAGGGTGAAGAACTGGGCCCCCGATTTCTGCTCAGTCTTATCAAGAGTCTTTTCAGATGAGGAACTTTTAGAAGGTGGCTTGTCTTCGTCGGGtcccacccttccttcctcctcgaTAACTTCAAGTTTACTCTGGCTAAAGGAGCGATCGGCCGGCTTCAGAATGCCCTCCGTGTTCCAGACATCTTTCTTAATTTCCATGGTTTGACTTGGGAGTTTCGAATCACTCTCCGTCAAGCCATCGTCTTCGTCTTGCAGGTCGTAGCCGTCCAGAGAGTCGATCTCTGTGGCGTCGGTGTCATGAGAAAACTCGGCCGTGGTGGCGATGGAACACTCCGTGACGGACTGGTCATTGTTCCCGTTCTGGGTGGTTTCGTTCTGAGGTGAATCGAGGCCAAGGCCAAACTCGTGCTCTTTTCCAGAGCCATTCGTTTCCAGTTCCTTCTGGCTGGAAGGCTTGTCAGCAGGAGCTTTGGattttgtcatttccttttgttcatcGTCCACTTCCTTTAATTTGAAGGTGTATTTCTTAACGGGGACGGGCTGATAGAGGGACTCGTCATCGCTCGAATCGCTGACGTCGGCCCCCGGGGGAACTGGCGAGGGCGGCTGCACTCGGATGACCGGTTCGGCCAGCTGGTACTTGTCATGCTCATCCCGCAGACTAACTTCAATCATGTCCGCCTCTCTTTCGGGGAGATAAAGGGGTTTCTTATCCGGCTCCATCTGGTCTGCATCCAGTGGTGGCGGAGGGGGAAATTCAATATAGGCAACTCGATTGCTTTTGGGTCTTTGGTTAGAGTCTTTGCTGACATCGGTAGGTGTTTCGCGGTCAACGGTTACTTCCTCCACCGTAGTCTGCTTTAAGGAGGCTGACTTGGcctgctcttcctcctcagaCTCCTCAGAAACCTCAGGAATTGGGCTGGGTTTGCCCGGTATGTAAGCTATGAGCGAGTCTGGTGTCTTAGACGTAAATTCGTAACTCACTTCCTCTGAACTGGGCGTTTCTGGGGTTAAAGGGCTTTTCCCAGAGCTGTCTAGAAAGGAAACTTGCTCTAGAGTGTCGTCTTCTGGACTACCTTGGGGAGAAGGAGGCTGCTTTTGCTGCCTAGTTGTATAAAAGGTCCCCCTGGTCTCTTGTACTGTCTTACACTCCTGACTTATGATCTTTTTTATACTTCCTTGTTGTATCTCCTTTTCATATTGCTTCCCCACCTGTACAAAACTGACATACACCGGTAAAGTTTTTatgtctttccctccctctgtctgggcTAGTGGAGAAACTCTTTCCAATCCGTCAAGGGGACTGTGGTCGAACACATCACTAGAGGGAGACTCCTTTCCTGGGCTAAACTCTAAGGAATCAGGAGATTTGGTGGGAGAGGTTTCGGTTTCATCGAGAGGAGGGCATAAGCCTACGAAACTCTGACGTTTGGAAACCTTGCTGATTTCTGAATAGGTAATTTTTTCGTCTTCTATAGAATTAAAGTGCTGCGTCTCAACTGTCTCTTTACGCATACTGGACCGGGGCAACTTTTGCGATAGTTCATGTTGGGGGAATGTCGACTGCTCGCAAAAGCCATCGGGGATATCAGATGACAGCGTCCTCCTTCCCTCCGCAGCTCTGACCGGGATGTGCGACATGGCTGAGCTCTCACTCCTCCTCGGAGCTTGTTCCAGAGGCCCACCCGGCCGTCCCCCTTCTTTCACAACATATTCCCTATATAAGACCTTTTTGGAGGGAGATTTTACAgtcatttccttaatttctgaGAGAGAGCCATTCGTTAacaacttgtgttctctctcagtcACAGACATAAACTCATTCCTATGACCAACAATCTTACTGTCAGGGTGACCAACGTGATTCTCTCTTACATCGTGAACAAGTACATGGGagagtttttctttctgagaCTTATGGTTAGTGGCTCCAGAACTTTCCCATGTTCTAAAGACCTTTTTGTCCCATGGTCCCTTAGTTGCTACATCTGAGGTCACATGACATGCCAAGTCTTTAGCCTGTTGCTCAGAAAAATAGTCAGGCGTGGCTTTACTTGACATTTCAGTCCTCTGCGTTTTCACATCCTCGGAGCCAGAATCATTTACGACAAGCTCGCCGCTCTGTGCGTGCTCGTCTTTAGCCTTGAGGACCATCAGATCGTTCTGCGCGGGTACGCTTTCGTCTGAGAGGTCTACAGCCTTCAGCTGCTTTTCTCTAGCAAATACTTGGTAGACGGGCAGCTTGCTCTCCTGGATTTTTTTAACGGGGATTCTCGACTGGCCCtctggctttctttcttcttgagacACGTCCTTGCTTTTTGCCTGTGCGCCTTGTTCAAATTTTAATCTAATGGAACTGAGCTTGGATTGTTTGAGCTGAAACCCAGACTGGGGCCCTGCTGGTGCCTTGCTCTGTGAAACGCTCTCTTGGGTCTCCTCTGTGGGCTTGCTGTCgtcaggctgtggggacagaaccTTCTTCTCCGGGCTGCTGGGCGGACTGgctgctctctgctcatcggcTGTGGGGACGCCTGGTCCGTCAGGGCCATGCTGCCTTGCCTTAACCCACTCGTCACTGGAGGCCACCAGTTCTGTCAGCAGGACTTTCTCGGGGCTGCTCCCCGGAGAGCTCTGAGAAGAGTACTCTTTGCCATTTCGAGGGCGTGGCTTTTTCTCCGGGGACTGCAGTTCATCGTTCAGCTTTTCAGTTTTGTCACGAAAAAACTGTGACACTTCAGTCAGTTTTTCTTCAGCTTCCTTCACAGTCCTGTCCACCCTATCTTCATATATCAacttctctctacctctgtctAATCTGTCCTCAGTAAAGCGCATCCACATGGCATGTTTTGGACTACTAACATCGCCAGAACAGTGCAACACTGTCACTTTATCAAAAGGCTCATCTTTAGACACTTTACCTATACCATTTTCAGACacatctttatagattttggagaggatttcttttttgggggcaGTGACTACTTTTTCTCTGGACCGCTTATCAGACCCCTGTAACTCTGAGCTAGGGGGTCCTGCATGGTCTGTAACCGATTCCTCGGTATCAGAATGAGACACATCTAGCTTTTCTGACAGAAGCATTTTCTCAGCAAACCTGTAAGACTCCCCTCTTAGTTCTGACAACTCATCGTCATGGTATTCTATGGAGTGTTGACTCAAAAGCTTCAATGTTTTATAAGAGTCATCAGATATGAGTTGAGCAGAACTAGGGCGACTATCTTCTTCTTGGGACACAGGAGTGTTCACTCTGGAAGACTCCAGATAAGAAGGCAATGACTCTTCGGCAGTaagctcttcttcttcttgctgACCCTGCTCCTCTGGACAAGGAAAAGCATCGTGTTTTTCTGGCAGAAAATCTTTTAGGTTAATATCTCCCCGGGATAAGTCTTTCTGATATACATACATTTCCTTCTCTGGATGCTTTTTGGTTTCTCTAATAATGACTTCAGTGGGCTCAGCTTGGTTACCTTTTTCGATGTGGACTTCTATTATACGCTCCAGTTTGGGTTTCATTTGGTTGTCCTTCTCTGCATGCTGGGCTGGGGTTTCAGCCGCAGACTTGTGAACATCTGGAGGCACGGCCGACTTATGCTCAAACAGACCTGCCAGTTCTTTGGAAGGGTCCCGCCCGGACTGAAAGGCCTTCATGATGTCGTGGACTGACATGGTTTCCTCGATTCTTTCGGAGGCACCTTCGCCGCCTGGTGGGGAATGATAGACCATTCTGGTCGTTGTGGTTATGTGGGTCTCTTCTTTAACACGCATGCCTTTGCTCAAAACTCGGCTGTGGTCGTCGTCGTCGCCGTTGGCTTTCATTTGGAACGCCTTAACTTTTTCCTTAATACTAGAGGTGGTGGGCTTTGGTTCCAGTTCCGTAAAAGTAGGCGACGGTTTCGGTGACACGGGCTCCTCCGGGGGGCCCGGGGGAGCATCTCCCGCTGAGGGCTCATAGCTCCTGATAACATGCACCACTTCAGTTCTTGTTTCTGTGATGACCGGAGGGATGGGGACTTCGTGAAAGAGTGGCTTAGGACCAGTGCTCTCAGCGCTCTGTGGGGCTGAAGGCGTTTTCTCACTTCTTGTCTCAAAGCCACTGTCAGACAAGGGGCTTTTGTCCTGGTCGTGTTGAGAAAAGTCATCCGGAGACTCTAAAATGGTATCTGTTCCGAAAAAGGAGTCGGCCATTTTACACAACTCTTTCTCAGAGGTGGAGGGCCTCATGGAGGCGGGCGGCATTTTGAGTTTGTGTTCCTGCAAAGCAATCGCTGGCTTCAAGATCCTTTTCTGTCGCTCTTCGCCATCCTTCTTTGCGTCCTCAAACTTGTACTTTAAATTTGTCAAGGAACTACTCCCAATATCGTTTGTTAAGTAATCAATAACTTTGGTCAAGTTATAATCCTTCTCGGAGGCCGCTTTTGCTTTCACTTGTACTCTCTCCGGCAGAGATGGAGAATGGCTCGCCGCAGCTTGCTGCCTCGCCTCCCTTATTTCTTCCGAACTAAACTCTATCCAGTCGTCTTCGGGAGAGAGTCCTTTGTCACTCTTTGGCGATTTGGGCGGTCCTTTGTTATCTACACACACATCTTTCTTAAGGATTTCGCTCACTTTCACTAAGTCTTCCTTTACTTTCTCAACGATTTTGAAAGGTTCTTCATCGTCGATTCTCCCTTCTTTGGGGAGCTCGGGTTGGAATGGCTTCTCCTCGGGCACGTCTGTTTGTAGGATCGCAGTCATCCGCATGAGGTCTTCTTTCATTTCGGCCACGTCTTTTAATATCTCCTGACTGGAAGATAAAGAGGATGGTGTAGACAGCTTAAGGGCAGAGGGTGCAAGGAACAAAGACGACTTAACTGGAGATGAAGTTCGATTGAAATGGGGCTGAGGACGTGTCTCCGTAGTCAATGTTTTAATGGGGGACAGCAAGGCTGCTGCTGATTTCGTAAGTGAActagagtctggaagtttctttAATGCTGGTTCCGGCAAAACATTGACTACAGAGTATACTGGCACTGTTATTATCGATGAAGTTACAGATGAGGTAGTTGCAGATATCGAAGACCCAAGGGATGTATAGAGTGCACTTGCGGAAGGAGTTCTTAGAGACTGAAAAGCTGATGGTGTCGAAGAAACGTATGACCTGAGTGGGGAAAATGGCATTGCTGTTGTGGTAGAAAACACTTTTTCAACTGTGTCAGTGGCTGCATTAACCACAGAGCTCACAGAGTTTGTAGCTGTAGAAATTTTTTCCTGTAACGTGGCAGTGGCTTTGCATCCGTTAATTAACGTTGACGATGACGGATACTTGAGAGGGGAAAGAGAGCCATTGACCAATGCTACCTCTGCGTGTCCAGGCATCTGTTTCACAGGTGATGAGAGAGAAGAGGCCATCGTGACTTTTGCCGATGAAATGACATCAACTGCTGATTTAGCTGGAGACACCACTGACTTTAGAGGCGAAGATATTAGCGGTGCTGCTGATGTAATAATTGACTTAAATGGCAAACTTGAGGAATACATATTAATGTTTGacttgggggaggcagggggtgtcatAGTAATGGACGACCTCTCCAGAAGAGACCCTGCTGTAGTCACTGGAGAGGTGCGGGAGGAAAACGTAGAACTGGATGCCAGCCCTTTTAAAGGCGAGGCCTCTGGGACTGTGGGAGCTCTAACGAGGTTACCAGAGGAAACTTGGATATTGTATGGAGATTGTGACACCACTGTTTTTATCGGTGAAGACATTGTCCGAAAGGATCTAATTGGAGATGCCACATCACTAATGGATTTAACTGAAGATGTAGTTGATGCACCTAATGTGGATTTGATTGGAGAAGGCGTCGAAACAGACCATATTGATTTTAACGGAGAAGCTGATGGCGTGTTAGAGGAAGAGCTTGATAAGGAAGTGAAGCCTGACTTGGCTGGCCCAGGCACTGTAACCGGAGCTGTTGTCCAGGACTGGTATGGTCTTGTAGAAAAGAATGGCTTGTATGAGTAAGTGGTGGGGAGGGATCTTGTTGCTCCTGCACTCCGTTCaactgtttcttaaattttaaaatgaaatcaaacacaaaaatcaacaaaaatggttgagaaacagagagaccaGAGAAAAAAATTGGTCAGTAAACTTTGAAATATTACAAAAGCAAGTACAATTGTTTGCATGATTTAGAATGGAAGAGGCAAAAGGAacaattaaagaggaaaaaaaaaattccacagacATAACTAAtccaaagttaaaaataaacaaacaaacaaagaaaaaaacagagcaatgtgaaatgaaagacagaaaaagcacATCGCAACCAAAGAGGCCAAcaatgagaaacagaaaacatgagGAAAGAATTAATGATGAGAAAAATAACCACAATGGAAAACCGTTGCCTTACTTCCTATTGACTTTCTTATGTGCTGGTTTT
This Neovison vison isolate M4711 chromosome 2, ASM_NN_V1, whole genome shotgun sequence DNA region includes the following protein-coding sequences:
- the ANK3 gene encoding ankyrin-3 isoform X21, coding for MAHAASQLKKNRDLEINAEEETEKKRKHRKRSRDRKKKSDANASYLRAARAGHLEKALDYIKNGVDINICNQNGLNALHLASKEGHVEVVSELLQREANVDAATKKGNTALHIASLAGQAEVVKVLVTNGANVNAQSQNGFTPLYMAAQENHLEVVKFLLDNGASQSLATEDGFTPLAVALQQGHDQVVSLLLENDTKGKVRLPALHIAARKDDTKAAALLLQNDNNADVESKMVVNRTTESGFTPLHIAAHYGNINVATLLLNRAAAVDFTARNDITPLHVASKRGNANMVKLLLDRGAKIDAKTRDGLTPLHCGARSGHEQVVEMLLDRAAPILSKTKNGLSPLHMATQGDHLNCVQLLLQHNVPVDDVTNDYLTALHVAAHCGHYKVAKVLLDKKANPNAKALNGFTPLHIACKKNRIKVMELLLKHGASIQAVTESGLTPIHVAAFMGHVNIVSQLMHHGASPNTTNVRGETALHMAARSGQAEVVRYLVQDGAQVEAKAKDDQTPLHISARLGKADIVQQLLQQGASPNAATTSGYTPLHLSAREGHEDVAAFLLDHGASLSITTKKGFTPLHVAAKYGKLEVANLLLQKSASPDAAGKSGLTPLHVAAHYDNQKVALLLLDQGASPHAAAKNGYTPLHIAAKKNQMDIATTLLEYGADANAVTRQGIASVHLAAQEGHVDMVSLLLGRNANVNLSNKNGLTPLHLAAQEDRVNVAEVLVNQGANVDAQTKMGYTPLHVGCHYGNIKIVNFLLQHSAKVNAKTKNGYTPLHQAAQQGHTHIINVLLQNNASPNELTVNGNTALAIARRLGYISVVDTLKVVTEETMTTTTIIEKHKMNVPETMNEVLDMSDDEVRKANAPEMLSDGEYISDVEEGDRCTWYRIPKVQEFTVKSEDAMTGDTDKYLGPQDLKELGDDSLPAEGYMGFSLGARSASPKISLRSFSSDRSYTLNRSSYARDSMMIEELLVPSKEQHLTFTREFDSDSLRHYSWAADTLDNVNLVSSPVHSGFLVSFMVDARGGSMRGSRHHGMRIIIPPRKCTAPTRITCRLVKRHKLANPPPMVEGEGLASRLVEMGPAGAQFLGPVIVEIPHFGSMRGKERELIVLRSENGETWKEHQFDSKNEDLTELLNGMDEELDSPEELGKKRICRIITKDFPQYFAVVSRIKQESNQMGPEGGILSSTTVPLVQASFPEGALTKRIRVGLQAQPVPDEIVKKILGNKATFSPIVTVEPRRRKFHKPITMTIPVPPPSGEGVANGYKGDTTPNLRLLCSITGGTSPAQWEDITGTTPLTFIKDCVSFTTNVSARFWLADCHQVLETVGLATQLYRELICVPYMAKFVVFAKMNDPVESCLRCFCMTDDKVDKTLEQQENFEEVARSKDIEVLEGKPIYVDCYGNLAPLTKGGQQLVFNFYAFKENRLPFSIKVRDTSQEPCGRLSFLKEPKTTKGLPQTAVCNLNITLPAHKKAEKADRRQSFASLALRKRYSYLTEPGMIERSAGATRSLPTTYSYKPFFSTRPYQSWTTAPVTVPGPAKSGFTSLSSSSSNTPSASPLKSIWSVSTPSPIKSTLGASTTSSVKSISDVASPIRSFRTMSSPIKTVVSQSPYNIQVSSGNLVRAPTVPEASPLKGLASSSTFSSRTSPVTTAGSLLERSSITMTPPASPKSNINMYSSSLPFKSIITSAAPLISSPLKSVVSPAKSAVDVISSAKVTMASSLSSPVKQMPGHAEVALVNGSLSPLKYPSSSTLINGCKATATLQEKISTATNSVSSVVNAATDTVEKVFSTTTAMPFSPLRSYVSSTPSAFQSLRTPSASALYTSLGSSISATTSSVTSSIITVPVYSVVNVLPEPALKKLPDSSSLTKSAAALLSPIKTLTTETRPQPHFNRTSSPVKSSLFLAPSALKLSTPSSLSSSQEILKDVAEMKEDLMRMTAILQTDVPEEKPFQPELPKEGRIDDEEPFKIVEKVKEDLVKVSEILKKDVCVDNKGPPKSPKSDKGLSPEDDWIEFSSEEIREARQQAAASHSPSLPERVQVKAKAASEKDYNLTKVIDYLTNDIGSSSLTNLKYKFEDAKKDGEERQKRILKPAIALQEHKLKMPPASMRPSTSEKELCKMADSFFGTDTILESPDDFSQHDQDKSPLSDSGFETRSEKTPSAPQSAESTGPKPLFHEVPIPPVITETRTEVVHVIRSYEPSAGDAPPGPPEEPVSPKPSPTFTELEPKPTTSSIKEKVKAFQMKANGDDDDHSRVLSKGMRVKEETHITTTTRMVYHSPPGGEGASERIEETMSVHDIMKAFQSGRDPSKELAGLFEHKSAVPPDVHKSAAETPAQHAEKDNQMKPKLERIIEVHIEKGNQAEPTEVIIRETKKHPEKEMYVYQKDLSRGDINLKDFLPEKHDAFPCPEEQGQQEEEELTAEESLPSYLESSRVNTPVSQEEDSRPSSAQLISDDSYKTLKLLSQHSIEYHDDELSELRGESYRFAEKMLLSEKLDVSHSDTEESVTDHAGPPSSELQGSDKRSREKVVTAPKKEILSKIYKDVSENGIGKVSKDEPFDKVTVLHCSGDVSSPKHAMWMRFTEDRLDRGREKLIYEDRVDRTVKEAEEKLTEVSQFFRDKTEKLNDELQSPEKKPRPRNGKEYSSQSSPGSSPEKVLLTELVASSDEWVKARQHGPDGPGVPTADEQRAASPPSSPEKKVLSPQPDDSKPTEETQESVSQSKAPAGPQSGFQLKQSKLSSIRLKFEQGAQAKSKDVSQEERKPEGQSRIPVKKIQESKLPVYQVFAREKQLKAVDLSDESVPAQNDLMVLKAKDEHAQSGELVVNDSGSEDVKTQRTEMSSKATPDYFSEQQAKDLACHVTSDVATKGPWDKKVFRTWESSGATNHKSQKEKLSHVLVHDVRENHVGHPDSKIVGHRNEFMSVTEREHKLLTNGSLSEIKEMTVKSPSKKVLYREYVVKEGGRPGGPLEQAPRRSESSAMSHIPVRAAEGRRTLSSDIPDGFCEQSTFPQHELSQKLPRSSMRKETVETQHFNSIEDEKITYSEISKVSKRQSFVGLCPPLDETETSPTKSPDSLEFSPGKESPSSDVFDHSPLDGLERVSPLAQTEGGKDIKTLPVYVSFVQVGKQYEKEIQQGSIKKIISQECKTVQETRGTFYTTRQQKQPPSPQGSPEDDTLEQVSFLDSSGKSPLTPETPSSEEVSYEFTSKTPDSLIAYIPGKPSPIPEVSEESEEEEQAKSASLKQTTVEEVTVDRETPTDVSKDSNQRPKSNRVAYIEFPPPPPLDADQMEPDKKPLYLPEREADMIEVSLRDEHDKYQLAEPVIRVQPPSPVPPGADVSDSSDDESLYQPVPVKKYTFKLKEVDDEQKEMTKSKAPADKPSSQKELETNGSGKEHEFGLGLDSPQNETTQNGNNDQSVTECSIATTAEFSHDTDATEIDSLDGYDLQDEDDGLTESDSKLPSQTMEIKKDVWNTEGILKPADRSFSQSKLEVIEEEGRVGPDEDKPPSKSSSSEKTLDKTEQKSGAQFFTLEGRHPDRSVFPDTYFSYKVDEEFATPFKTVATKGLDFDPWSNNRGDDEVFDGKSREDETKPFGLAVEDRSPATTPDTTPARTPTDESTPTSEPNPFPFHEGKMFEMTRSGAIDMSKRDFVEERLQFFQIGEHTSEGKSGDQGEGDKSMVTTTPQPQSGDTTVETNLERNVEAPPVEPNPSSPTSGECQEGAASSGSLERSAAATGASKVDPKLRTPIKMGISASTMTMKKEGSGEVTDKIEAVMTSCQGLENETITMIPSTANSHMGTRPQEKHDFQKDNFNNNNNLDPSTIQTDNITSNVVLTEHSAPTCTTEKANPVKISSGKKTGVLQGHCVRDNKQKVLGEQQKTKEPIGIRRKSKLPIKATSPKDTCPPSHMPNMKVSKTKQVSQSEKTKTLIASSFVDVKSRIPVKDTHRDNAVRRACATQKQGQPEKGQAKQLPSKLPVKVRPTCVTSTSTSTSTSTTTTTIKVRKSQLKEVCKHSIEYFKGISGETLKLVDRLSEEDKKMQSELSDEEDSTSRNTSLSETSRGGPPSVTTKSARDKKTEAAPLKSKSEKAGSERRSSRRTGPQSPCERTDIRMAIVADHLGLSWTELARELNFSVDEINQIRVENPNSLISQSFMLLKKWVTRDGKNATTDALTSVLTKINRIDIVTLLEGPIFDYGNISGTRSFADENNVFHDPVDGWQNETSSGNLESPAQARRITGGLLERLDDSPDQCRDSITSYLKGEPGKFEANGSHAEVTPEAKTKSYFPESQNDIGKQSVKETLKPKIHGSARVEEPASSLTAYQKALEETSKFVIEEPKPCVPVSMKKMSRTPPADGKPRLNVHEEEGSSGSEQKQGEGYKVKTTKKEIRHVEKKSHS